GCAGCGGCGGCAGCCCGTGAGCGTCCAGCAACTGGGCGATGGTGCCGTCAGGCCGCTCGAGCACGCGCGATCCGTCGTCGGCCACGCCGACGACGGTCAGGCGAATGCCCGGCTCGCCTCCCGCGCGCAGGCGGGCGCCGGGAAGGCAGCGGCGTCCCGGGCGGACCAGCGCCCGGCCGCGGGACGCCGCCTCGGCGTCGAGGAAGAGGAGCTCCACGGGCCGGTCGGACTCGTCACGCGCCATGACCCGGGCGGGGATCACGCGCGAATTGTTGAGGACCAGGCAGTCGCCCGGGCGCAGGAGGGACGGCAGGTCCATGAACGTCCGGTCGGTGAGGGCGCCGGTGCCGCGGTCGATCAGCAGCAGCCGCGCGGCGTCACGGCGCTCGGCCGGGGCCTGCGCGATCGCCGCGGGCGGCAGCTCGTAGTCGAACGCCTGCAGTTCCACAACCGCCTCAGTCTACATGCCCCCGGCCGGGATGCCGATCCGGTCAGCCGATCCGCGAGCCCGGGGCCACGGGCCGTTCCGGCTCCAGCAGCACGACTCCGCCCTCGCCGTCGTAGGCCCCCAGCACCAGGACCTCGGACAGGAACGGGCCCACCTGCTTGGGCGGGAAATTGACGACGGCGACGACGTGGCGGCCGATCAGCTGGTCGAGCCGGTAATGCCGGGTGATCTGGGCGCTCGAGCGCTTGACGCCGAGCGGGCCGAAGTCGATCCACAACCGATAGGCCGGCCGGCGGACTTCGGGAAACTCACGAGCGTCGGTGACGACGCCGACGCGGATGTCGACGGCGTCGAAGTCGGACGGGGCGATGGGCGGGCGTGGCTCCGTGGCTAGCGCTCGTCGAGCAGGCCCACCGTGGCGCCCGGATAGTAGAAGCTGAGGATTTGGCGGGCGGAGTACCCTTGCTCCCCCATCGCCCGGGCGCCCCACTGACACAATCCCACGCCGTGCCCGTAACCACGGCCGGAGAAACGGGCGGTCGGGCCATCGATCACCACCGTGAACAGCGTGCTGCGCAGGGTGTCGTAGCCGATCATGCGGCGGAAGTCGTGGCCGCGCACCCGTACGGCGCCGCGCGTCCCCCGCAACGTGACGGCGGCCGCGCGCCGCGAGGACGTGCGCTCGCTGACCCCGATCGTGGTGAGCCGTCCGACGTCGATGCCCTGGCGTCGCAGCAGCTCGTCGAGCTCCCGCAGAGGCAGCTCCAGCTGCCAGGAGAAGTGTGGCGACGCCCCGGAGAAGGGGCACACCACCGGCTGCAGGGCGGGCATGTTCCGGGCGGCAAAGACCAGTCGAGGGTCCTCGGTGTGCCCCCCACACTCCGTGTGATAGAAGGCCGGGAACAGTGCGCCATGCTGACGCAGCACCTGTCCGGCCGTCTCCTGAACCGCCGCCCACAGCGGCGAGCCCGTCGGCACGCGGCCGGCGAAGAGCTGGTTGGCGGTGGAGGCCACGATGTGAAAGGCTCGGCCGGGGCC
The sequence above is drawn from the Candidatus Methylomirabilota bacterium genome and encodes:
- a CDS encoding tRNA-binding protein, which produces MAPSDFDAVDIRVGVVTDAREFPEVRRPAYRLWIDFGPLGVKRSSAQITRHYRLDQLIGRHVVAVVNFPPKQVGPFLSEVLVLGAYDGEGGVVLLEPERPVAPGSRIG
- a CDS encoding SpoIID/LytB domain-containing protein yields the protein MARPAAVTPARFPRRIAARLALAVLAVLAGWATGADASGTIRVALVESAQTVELQGTDIEVRPLAGTLRSGWRTGLVRATSTDSAIAIGRRAARGFHLRSGRPIRLNGREYGGTIELVRHGAGIAVVNELPLEEYLVGVLRGEAGEGWPAEALRAQAIVARTYAAHHRNLGPGRAFHIVASTANQLFAGRVPTGSPLWAAVQETAGQVLRQHGALFPAFYHTECGGHTEDPRLVFAARNMPALQPVVCPFSGASPHFSWQLELPLRELDELLRRQGIDVGRLTTIGVSERTSSRRAAAVTLRGTRGAVRVRGHDFRRMIGYDTLRSTLFTVVIDGPTARFSGRGYGHGVGLCQWGARAMGEQGYSARQILSFYYPGATVGLLDER